In Streptococcus parasuis, the following proteins share a genomic window:
- a CDS encoding glycerophosphodiester phosphodiesterase: MKKIHREFQKIYYNLDKILLLFFTLFAFMEFVWIPLNSWLSERLLALTGHAYLSPTNLLSVFSENLFVSGLFILLFFANIGIAYLELALLFTGVWQLLDEKVKHLSDYLRDVRDSMVAIIRHSSLPKIIFLLFYSVLLLPFLRRILNIYYFNKIVVPQFVLDYLSNTVWIGVLILVSLLLFFWLASRLMFALPKIYFEHRSVKESIAFSWKHTKGIKQVNYLVRLVGLVTFPVIFFTGAALLLYFIQLLVEGYAPSLSYWLAVVCYIVLRLTYYGVIALFMIGFISLLTGKKLPIYRRKRLRHRLRLAILLVSSLVFGVQGALLLYYPFDTLPVTISHRGVDNGNAVQNSVEALEKTSQLKPDYIEMDVQETKDGQFIVMHDTDLLALTGNAGGTHDYTLAELTAMTASENGMTAPVPSFDEYLEKADELGQKLLVEIKVTKQDSPDLTKKFLKKYGKHLLAKGHQIQSLDYKTIIEVKEYSKKLVSFFILPFNSIYPTTVADGYTMEYTSLDQNFITKSWIRGKSVYAWTPNDEESMTKMLLLQVDGIITDNLTGLNSLMSELNEYHRYPDLFFLEFQYLLYNFE; encoded by the coding sequence ATGAAAAAGATACATCGTGAATTTCAAAAAATCTATTACAACTTAGACAAGATTCTATTACTCTTTTTTACCCTGTTCGCATTTATGGAGTTTGTATGGATACCACTTAATTCGTGGCTCTCAGAAAGGCTATTAGCCCTAACAGGTCATGCTTATCTTTCACCGACGAATCTTTTATCGGTATTTTCTGAGAATCTTTTTGTTTCTGGCTTGTTTATTCTCTTATTTTTTGCCAATATTGGGATTGCCTATCTGGAGTTAGCTCTTCTATTTACTGGGGTTTGGCAATTGTTAGATGAAAAAGTCAAGCACTTATCGGATTACTTGCGAGATGTTAGAGATAGTATGGTCGCAATTATCCGTCATAGTAGCTTACCCAAAATTATCTTCCTCCTTTTTTATTCAGTTCTCCTTTTGCCCTTTCTACGTCGAATATTAAATATTTATTATTTTAATAAAATCGTCGTGCCACAGTTTGTCCTTGATTACCTATCCAATACAGTCTGGATAGGGGTCTTGATTTTAGTTTCCCTCCTCCTTTTCTTTTGGCTTGCCTCCCGACTCATGTTCGCACTACCGAAAATCTATTTTGAACATAGGAGTGTGAAAGAATCTATTGCATTTTCTTGGAAGCATACAAAGGGTATCAAACAAGTCAATTACCTTGTGCGTTTAGTTGGCTTGGTCACTTTTCCGGTTATCTTTTTTACGGGAGCTGCATTGTTGCTCTATTTTATACAGCTGTTAGTAGAAGGTTATGCTCCAAGTCTTTCATATTGGTTAGCTGTTGTTTGCTATATAGTATTAAGGTTAACCTATTACGGAGTCATTGCTCTCTTTATGATAGGTTTTATCAGTCTATTAACCGGAAAGAAGCTACCAATATACCGTCGCAAGCGTCTCCGTCATCGTCTTCGATTGGCTATTTTGCTGGTATCTAGTCTTGTTTTTGGTGTCCAAGGGGCATTGCTCCTTTATTACCCATTTGACACCTTGCCAGTTACTATTTCCCATCGAGGTGTTGATAATGGCAATGCTGTACAGAATTCGGTTGAGGCTCTGGAAAAGACCTCTCAACTCAAGCCGGACTATATTGAGATGGATGTTCAGGAGACCAAAGATGGCCAATTTATTGTCATGCATGATACGGATTTATTGGCTTTGACGGGCAATGCCGGAGGGACACATGACTATACTCTAGCAGAGTTGACGGCGATGACTGCATCAGAAAACGGTATGACAGCTCCTGTTCCTTCTTTTGATGAGTATCTAGAAAAAGCTGATGAACTTGGTCAGAAATTATTAGTGGAAATTAAAGTAACCAAGCAGGATTCGCCAGATTTGACCAAGAAATTCCTAAAAAAATATGGAAAACACTTGTTAGCCAAGGGGCATCAGATTCAATCTCTGGATTACAAAACGATTATAGAAGTCAAAGAGTACAGTAAAAAGCTGGTTTCTTTCTTCATTCTTCCGTTCAATTCCATTTATCCAACCACTGTGGCTGATGGATATACAATGGAATATACTTCGCTTGACCAGAATTTTATAACTAAGTCTTGGATCCGAGGAAAATCTGTTTATGCTTGGACACCAAACGATGAAGAGAGTATGACCAAGATGCTCTTGCTGCAAGTGGATGGCATTATTACTGATAATTTAACAGGTCTAAACAGTTTGATGAGTGAATTGAACGAGTATCATCGCTATCCTGATCTATTTTTCCTTGAATTTCAGTACTTACTCTATAATTTTGAATAA
- a CDS encoding YbaB/EbfC family nucleoid-associated protein encodes MMNMQNMMRQAQKLQKQMEKSQAELAATQFTGSSVQDLVTATFTGDKKIVSIDFKADIVDAEDIETLQEMTIQAINAALTKVDEATQKKLGAFAGKLPF; translated from the coding sequence ATGATGAATATGCAAAATATGATGCGCCAAGCTCAAAAACTTCAAAAGCAAATGGAGAAGAGTCAAGCTGAACTAGCTGCTACTCAATTTACAGGTAGTTCTGTGCAGGACTTGGTTACTGCTACCTTTACTGGGGATAAAAAAATAGTCTCTATTGACTTTAAGGCTGATATTGTGGATGCAGAAGATATTGAAACCTTGCAAGAAATGACGATTCAAGCAATTAATGCAGCCCTTACAAAAGTTGATGAGGCAACTCAGAAAAAACTTGGTGCATTTGCAGGTAAATTACCATTTTAA
- a CDS encoding GNAT family N-acetyltransferase codes for MTTQPTIAVLKEEHLYSIWKNGYSQIQPEWKKWDGPYFEDYQMYSDFEAFRMSKLYNFFCNDTVWGIFVDQEPIGIVTRHWEDEKTRWLEIGIVIYQQKYWNGGYGTRALKLWMDHIFQTTTELEHIGLTTWSGNHRMMRAAEKIGMIKEAQIRKVRYWKGHYYDSVKYGILREEWLEQKKKSSS; via the coding sequence ATGACTACCCAACCGACCATTGCAGTATTGAAAGAAGAGCATTTATATTCAATTTGGAAAAATGGATATAGCCAAATCCAACCTGAGTGGAAAAAATGGGATGGACCCTATTTTGAAGATTATCAGATGTATTCAGATTTTGAAGCATTTCGAATGAGTAAACTTTACAATTTCTTCTGTAATGATACTGTTTGGGGCATATTTGTAGATCAAGAACCGATAGGAATTGTTACCCGACATTGGGAAGATGAAAAAACTCGATGGCTCGAAATCGGGATTGTTATCTATCAGCAGAAGTATTGGAATGGTGGCTACGGGACAAGAGCTCTCAAACTCTGGATGGATCATATTTTTCAAACTACTACTGAATTAGAACATATCGGACTAACTACTTGGTCTGGCAACCACCGTATGATGCGAGCAGCTGAAAAAATCGGTATGATAAAAGAAGCGCAGATCCGCAAAGTGCGATACTGGAAGGGACATTATTACGACTCTGTCAAATATGGAATTCTGAGAGAAGAATGGCTAGAACAAAAGAAAAAATCAAGTTCATAA
- a CDS encoding PRD domain-containing protein, translating to MFRIVQALNNNVALVKNENEEQAVVMGLGITFQKKKGDVIAQNKIEKIFQLKSNESKENLLTLLKDVPLDFITVTYDIIDSLTNIYQYPVQEYLYVTLTDHIYFSYQSLLKGTYQNSKLPDISSEYPLEYQMAREGLEILRQRILEDFPEDEVFRIALHFINAKGENQVLTASQENLSKNLNRLIEQELQKHGIRRTKENSNFYDRFMIHQTYFIERIERSQLDSNPSLENLETYIKEQHPEAYRIGSDIYDLIAKETGTDLSKTEKVYIVLHIQRLL from the coding sequence ATGTTTCGTATTGTACAAGCGCTCAATAATAATGTTGCTCTTGTCAAAAATGAAAATGAGGAACAGGCTGTTGTTATGGGTCTGGGAATTACGTTTCAGAAAAAGAAGGGAGATGTGATTGCCCAGAATAAGATTGAGAAAATTTTCCAATTAAAGAGTAATGAATCCAAAGAAAATTTATTAACGCTTCTTAAGGATGTTCCACTCGATTTTATTACTGTGACTTACGATATTATTGATTCCTTAACCAATATCTATCAATACCCCGTTCAAGAATATCTGTATGTTACGTTGACAGATCACATTTATTTTAGCTACCAATCCTTACTAAAAGGGACATATCAAAATAGCAAATTACCGGATATCTCAAGTGAATATCCTTTGGAATATCAAATGGCTCGTGAAGGGTTAGAGATTTTAAGGCAACGGATATTAGAGGACTTTCCAGAGGATGAGGTTTTTAGAATTGCTCTACATTTTATCAATGCGAAAGGTGAAAATCAGGTGTTGACAGCAAGTCAAGAGAACTTATCGAAAAACCTGAATCGTTTGATTGAACAGGAGCTTCAAAAGCATGGCATTCGTAGAACGAAAGAAAACAGCAATTTTTATGATCGTTTTATGATACACCAAACCTATTTTATTGAACGGATTGAGAGAAGTCAGCTGGATTCTAACCCATCTTTAGAAAATTTAGAGACCTACATAAAGGAGCAACATCCAGAAGCTTATCGAATCGGTAGTGATATTTATGATTTGATAGCTAAAGAAACAGGTACTGATCTTTCAAAAACAGAAAAAGTTTACATTGTATTACATATTCAACGATTATTATAA
- a CDS encoding DUF536 domain-containing protein, whose translation MGIEKTVSELAEILGVSRQAMNNRVKSLPEEFVDKNDKGVTVVNRAGLIKLEEIYKTTIFEDEPISEEVKQRELMEILVDEKNAEIIRLYSQLKAKDKQLTEKDEQLKVKDVQIAEKDKQLDQQQQLTLKAMADKEVLKLELDEVKAQAEEVQTKGFFARLFGR comes from the coding sequence ATGGGAATCGAAAAAACAGTCAGTGAATTAGCTGAAATTTTGGGAGTGAGCCGCCAGGCAATGAATAATCGTGTTAAATCACTTCCAGAAGAATTCGTAGATAAAAATGACAAGGGTGTGACCGTTGTAAATCGTGCTGGCTTGATTAAGTTGGAAGAAATCTACAAAACAACCATTTTTGAAGATGAACCAATTAGCGAAGAAGTGAAGCAGCGCGAATTGATGGAAATTTTGGTTGACGAAAAAAATGCGGAGATTATTCGTCTTTATAGTCAATTAAAAGCCAAAGATAAGCAACTTACAGAAAAAGATGAGCAACTCAAAGTTAAGGATGTGCAGATTGCTGAGAAGGACAAACAACTGGATCAACAGCAACAATTGACTCTCAAAGCAATGGCCGATAAGGAAGTCCTCAAGCTGGAGTTAGATGAAGTCAAAGCGCAGGCAGAAGAAGTGCAAACCAAAGGTTTCTTTGCACGCTTGTTTGGAAGATAG